A window from Actimicrobium sp. CCC2.4 encodes these proteins:
- a CDS encoding response regulator: MMARAMPARPLVIMGFVLVMTSLGLLGASSWHADKQLASATGLVAHTLEVLTTLEQIKSHMAQAESAQRGYFLQQQPSFLSDREAALDAVWAGIVTIERLTRDNPAQGERITNLRRLFVDQNAVFAEARLQLQPGRLSRQDAYFSNGTRTWNALEDQTDGIQRTEDDLLATRIADEASSGHTARVSFVLLMGLLFMTIGLLLLYAYRDIGRKRHAGAALNHADGEPMRHPLLPQTDAAAAPATVAADSASTCIDVSLIGTIAPAPVRALALDGVRLLIVDDSDINRDIAQRILTDQGAHVTLAVDGRAALDWLLAHPDDVDLVLMDVQMPVMDGLEATRQLRRLPQFDDLPVIALSAGAFKMQRDEASAAGMNDFVSKPFDVPAIIALVQRLHRQSRTGSAVTTSAAMTMDVARGLQLWPDIRTYRDYLQRFARSHADVIGRLQGLLLAGDRRRAAALSHKLSGDAANLGLPELHRLGGLAERILSDGQDTGPALQQLHAALTLTLQAIARYAPALAPQPDKPEVRSVALLEPDRSDLQSLLRNLLIALDSDSPAPVEPLLAALATRLPRAALAPLREYVHGFDFRAAEAAVRLLARQHELELKV, translated from the coding sequence ATGATGGCGCGCGCCATGCCGGCACGACCGCTGGTGATCATGGGATTCGTCCTGGTCATGACCAGCCTCGGTCTGCTCGGTGCCAGTTCATGGCATGCGGACAAACAGCTGGCATCCGCCACCGGTCTGGTCGCGCATACGCTCGAAGTGCTGACCACGCTGGAGCAGATCAAGAGCCATATGGCGCAAGCCGAATCAGCCCAACGCGGCTATTTTTTGCAGCAGCAGCCATCGTTCCTGAGTGACCGCGAAGCCGCGCTTGATGCCGTGTGGGCGGGCATCGTCACGATCGAACGGCTAACTCGCGACAATCCCGCGCAAGGCGAGCGCATCACCAACCTGCGCAGGCTGTTCGTCGACCAGAACGCGGTGTTTGCCGAGGCCCGGCTGCAGCTGCAACCGGGCCGGTTATCACGTCAGGATGCCTACTTTTCCAACGGTACGCGCACCTGGAATGCGCTCGAAGATCAGACCGATGGCATTCAAAGAACCGAAGACGATCTGCTGGCGACGCGCATCGCCGATGAAGCCAGCAGCGGCCACACAGCCCGGGTCAGTTTTGTGCTGCTCATGGGGCTGCTGTTTATGACGATAGGCCTGCTGCTGCTCTATGCCTATCGCGATATCGGTCGCAAGCGGCACGCTGGTGCAGCGCTCAACCATGCCGACGGTGAACCGATGCGGCACCCCCTGCTACCGCAGACTGATGCAGCCGCCGCGCCCGCGACGGTCGCCGCTGACAGTGCGTCGACCTGCATCGATGTGTCCCTGATCGGCACGATCGCGCCCGCCCCGGTGAGGGCATTGGCGCTGGATGGCGTGCGTTTGCTGATCGTCGACGACAGCGACATCAACCGCGACATCGCGCAACGCATCCTGACCGACCAGGGCGCGCACGTCACGCTGGCCGTCGATGGCCGCGCCGCACTGGACTGGTTGCTGGCGCATCCCGACGACGTTGACCTGGTGCTGATGGATGTGCAGATGCCGGTCATGGATGGCCTGGAGGCGACGCGCCAGTTGCGGCGCCTGCCGCAGTTCGATGATCTGCCCGTCATCGCGCTGAGCGCCGGCGCATTCAAGATGCAGCGCGACGAGGCCAGCGCCGCCGGCATGAATGATTTCGTCAGCAAGCCATTCGATGTCCCGGCCATCATCGCCCTGGTGCAGCGCTTGCACCGTCAGTCCCGGACCGGTTCAGCGGTGACGACCTCCGCCGCCATGACCATGGATGTCGCACGCGGCCTGCAGCTGTGGCCCGATATCCGGACCTACCGCGATTACCTGCAACGCTTTGCACGCAGCCATGCCGATGTGATCGGGCGGCTGCAGGGCCTGTTGCTCGCCGGTGACCGCCGCCGCGCCGCCGCACTGAGCCACAAACTGTCGGGCGATGCAGCCAACCTCGGCCTGCCCGAACTGCACCGGCTGGGCGGACTGGCCGAACGGATCCTGTCGGACGGTCAGGACACCGGTCCGGCACTGCAGCAGTTGCACGCGGCGCTGACATTGACGCTGCAGGCGATTGCGCGCTACGCCCCTGCCCTTGCGCCGCAACCCGATAAGCCGGAGGTGCGGTCCGTCGCGCTGCTGGAACCCGACCGGTCCGACCTGCAAAGCCTGCTCCGTAATTTGCTGATCGCTCTTGACAGCGACAGTCCTGCACCTGTCGAACCCTTGCTGGCCGCGCTGGCCACCCGGCTGCCACGCGCGGCGCTGGCACCGCTGCGCGAATACGTCCACGGCTTTGATTTTCGCGCTGCCGAAGCCGCTGTCCGCCTGCTGGCGCGCCAGCACGAACTTGAATTGAAGGTCTAG
- a CDS encoding hybrid sensor histidine kinase/response regulator produces the protein MALRTIAPAALVMDKPLIIGISRSVEAMTLPMRRQAIWVVLFCAALALVCCGALACVQWRRRALTAVQEEREHEREQAGLRTQTAEDELLRSRNALQAVFDNMNEAIFVLDRHGVMLRINDAGRSLHGLMDPDTPFDTVIAGIAVRDAGGLHLPADQWPIARGLRGDFVHDYPLDVQRIDNGQQRSFECSTAPVRSADGKLDMLVVTVRDVSAHQLSRALRDSESRFRTLIEDAPLAIAILRRGLLVYSNPRYRALHGYAITDDLTGLPWRAMIAPESSDLLHEQEALINLDSPTELKFEAIGLGRDACRVPVYKTTTRVMLADGAATLIFAQDISAQKQAEAAVLQALDVAENASRSKADFLANMSHEIRSPLNAILGLAYLLEQSALERDAGAMVAKIRTSGRMLLGIINDILDVSKIDAGHMVIEHAQFRLADVIDNLAGSMGIAAGDKQLELLIRLLPAGITLLTGDALRLEQVLVNLTSNAIKFTAAGRVELRVVVDGRSDDRLTLRFSVLDTGIGIAAGLQDDVFSAFIQADSSTTRRFGGTGLGLTICRQLVRLMGGEIGMRSTPGTGSEFWFTVPLQQDHSAPDITNPHRLNALIADDSDIALKNLDDIATGLGWDVTTRKSGDAVLAQLLAQREDLLPEVIVLDWKMPGAMDGLATARAIRAALPPERCPIVIMATAYSLRGLVSIAGTDLVDAILSKPVTASTLYNAVTEAQHKRGTGKTLQDTARLSMLHELAGIRVLIVDDSEINRDVAQRILSDQGALVTLAVDGKAALDWLMAHPDDVDLVLMDVQMPVMDGIEATRRLRRLPQFDDLPVVALTAGAFKSQQEAAQAAGMNHFISKPFDVPGTVALIRRMHRPRPLTAGVSPAAVLPVAQVVFAVMDVARGLQLWSTAPAYRDYLQRFAGSYAGAIDSINTSLATDDHAAAAALAHKLAGDAANLALPDTHRLAGKTERILIERRDPTVALVKLDNALQRAFAAIDRFVQGADR, from the coding sequence ATGGCGCTGCGGACGATCGCGCCGGCAGCGCTGGTCATGGACAAGCCGCTGATCATCGGTATCAGTCGCAGTGTCGAGGCGATGACGCTACCGATGCGGCGACAAGCGATATGGGTCGTCCTGTTCTGCGCGGCACTGGCGCTGGTTTGCTGCGGCGCGCTGGCCTGCGTGCAGTGGCGCCGGCGCGCACTGACGGCCGTGCAGGAAGAACGCGAGCACGAGCGCGAACAAGCCGGTCTGCGCACGCAAACCGCCGAGGACGAACTGCTGCGTAGCCGTAATGCGCTGCAGGCCGTATTCGACAACATGAATGAAGCCATCTTCGTGCTCGACCGGCATGGCGTGATGCTGCGCATCAACGATGCCGGTCGCAGCCTCCACGGTCTGATGGATCCGGACACGCCGTTCGATACGGTCATTGCCGGCATCGCAGTGCGCGATGCCGGTGGCCTGCACCTGCCTGCCGACCAGTGGCCCATCGCACGCGGTTTGCGGGGCGATTTCGTGCACGACTATCCGCTCGATGTGCAGCGTATCGATAACGGCCAACAGCGCTCATTTGAATGCAGTACTGCACCGGTCCGCTCGGCAGATGGCAAGCTGGACATGCTGGTCGTGACAGTCAGGGACGTGTCCGCGCATCAATTAAGCCGTGCGCTGCGCGACAGCGAAAGCCGCTTTCGCACACTGATCGAAGATGCGCCGCTGGCCATCGCAATCCTGCGCCGTGGATTGCTGGTATACTCCAATCCGCGCTATCGCGCGCTGCACGGCTATGCCATCACCGACGACCTGACCGGCTTGCCGTGGCGCGCGATGATTGCGCCGGAGTCGAGCGACCTGCTGCACGAACAGGAAGCCCTGATCAACCTCGACAGTCCGACCGAGCTGAAGTTCGAGGCCATCGGCCTCGGCAGGGACGCGTGCCGGGTGCCGGTCTACAAAACCACCACCCGCGTGATGCTGGCCGACGGCGCGGCGACGCTGATTTTTGCGCAGGATATCTCGGCCCAGAAGCAGGCCGAAGCGGCCGTGCTGCAGGCGCTCGACGTGGCCGAGAACGCCAGCCGCAGCAAGGCCGATTTTCTGGCCAACATGAGCCACGAAATCCGCTCGCCGCTCAATGCCATCCTCGGTCTGGCTTATCTGCTCGAACAGTCCGCGCTGGAGCGCGATGCCGGCGCGATGGTGGCAAAGATCCGCACCTCCGGTCGCATGCTGCTCGGGATCATCAACGACATCCTCGATGTCTCGAAAATCGATGCCGGCCACATGGTCATCGAGCACGCACAGTTCCGGCTGGCCGATGTCATCGACAACCTGGCCGGCAGCATGGGCATCGCCGCCGGCGACAAGCAGCTCGAACTGCTGATCCGGCTGTTGCCCGCCGGCATCACGTTGCTGACCGGTGACGCCTTGCGACTCGAACAGGTGCTGGTCAACCTGACCAGCAACGCGATCAAGTTCACGGCGGCCGGGCGGGTCGAATTGCGTGTCGTGGTGGACGGGCGCAGCGACGACCGGCTGACACTGCGTTTTTCGGTACTCGACACCGGCATCGGCATCGCTGCCGGACTGCAGGATGACGTGTTTTCTGCGTTCATCCAGGCCGACAGTTCGACCACGCGGCGCTTCGGCGGGACCGGTCTGGGTCTGACCATCTGCCGCCAACTGGTGCGCCTGATGGGCGGTGAGATCGGCATGCGCAGTACGCCCGGCACCGGCAGTGAATTCTGGTTCACGGTGCCATTGCAGCAGGACCACAGCGCGCCCGACATCACAAATCCGCACCGGCTCAATGCGCTGATCGCCGATGACAGCGACATCGCCCTTAAAAACCTCGACGACATCGCCACCGGCCTGGGCTGGGATGTCACCACCCGCAAGTCCGGCGACGCCGTCCTCGCGCAACTGCTGGCACAGCGCGAAGACCTGCTGCCGGAAGTCATCGTGCTGGACTGGAAAATGCCCGGTGCGATGGACGGCCTGGCCACCGCGCGCGCCATCCGCGCCGCACTGCCACCGGAGCGCTGCCCGATCGTGATCATGGCCACGGCCTACTCGCTGCGCGGACTGGTCAGCATCGCCGGTACCGACCTGGTCGATGCCATCCTGTCCAAGCCAGTCACGGCATCGACGCTCTACAACGCCGTCACCGAAGCGCAGCACAAGCGTGGCACCGGCAAGACGCTGCAGGACACTGCCCGGCTGTCAATGCTGCATGAGCTGGCCGGCATCCGCGTGCTGATCGTCGATGACAGCGAGATCAACCGCGATGTTGCCCAGCGCATCCTGTCGGATCAGGGTGCACTGGTCACGCTGGCCGTCGATGGGAAAGCCGCACTGGATTGGCTGATGGCGCATCCCGACGACGTCGATCTGGTGCTGATGGATGTTCAGATGCCGGTCATGGATGGCATCGAAGCGACGCGCCGCCTGCGTCGCCTGCCGCAATTCGACGACCTGCCGGTGGTCGCGCTGACGGCTGGCGCGTTCAAATCCCAGCAGGAAGCCGCGCAAGCGGCCGGCATGAATCACTTCATCAGCAAGCCATTCGATGTGCCCGGTACGGTGGCGCTGATACGGCGTATGCATCGTCCCCGGCCTTTGACGGCTGGCGTGTCGCCTGCTGCGGTTCTGCCCGTGGCGCAGGTCGTGTTCGCGGTGATGGATGTCGCACGTGGTTTGCAACTGTGGTCCACCGCGCCGGCGTATCGCGATTACCTGCAACGCTTTGCCGGCAGCTATGCCGGTGCGATCGACAGTATTAACACCAGCCTGGCCACCGATGACCACGCTGCGGCTGCCGCGCTGGCGCACAAACTGGCTGGCGATGCCGCCAACCTGGCACTGCCCGATACTCACAGACTGGCGGGTAAAACCGAACGCATCCTGATCGAACGGCGTGACCCGACCGTCGCGCTGGTGAAGCTCGACAACGCGCTGCAGCGGGCTTTTGCTGCAATCGACCGGTTTGTGCAGGGAGCGGATCGATGA
- a CDS encoding cache domain-containing protein — protein sequence MRTSKLITRSGMHGITRRQPLEWLALIVALLVVTVFAAALHYASVAQLRASERERIQVFAGVLANDIEGNLTVINSVLANLIQDSRSDADATAPGRGMTNHLQRLEAAMPGVRALVIVDASGKVIASSNPVLTDMDLSQRAYFQTVKASPDATRLFVSAPFESIKKDLIITLARMLPKSDGSFGGLVLATLDPGYFTGVFRHIVYAPDLRTVVIHGDGRMFLSYPATSDIDYSVPEQPAACSTGIARAA from the coding sequence ATGCGAACAAGCAAGCTCATCACGCGATCCGGCATGCACGGCATCACCAGACGGCAGCCACTGGAGTGGCTGGCACTGATCGTCGCATTACTCGTCGTGACGGTGTTTGCCGCCGCGCTGCACTACGCATCGGTAGCGCAACTGCGTGCCAGTGAACGCGAGCGGATACAGGTATTCGCCGGTGTCCTGGCCAACGATATTGAGGGAAATCTGACCGTCATTAATAGCGTACTGGCCAACCTGATCCAGGACAGCCGCAGCGACGCGGATGCGACAGCCCCCGGACGTGGCATGACCAATCACCTGCAGCGACTGGAAGCGGCGATGCCCGGTGTCCGTGCGCTGGTCATTGTCGATGCCAGCGGCAAGGTGATCGCCAGTTCCAACCCCGTACTGACCGATATGGACTTGTCGCAGCGCGCGTACTTCCAGACCGTAAAGGCCAGTCCCGATGCGACCAGGCTGTTTGTTTCGGCGCCGTTCGAATCCATCAAAAAAGACCTGATCATCACCTTGGCGCGCATGCTGCCAAAGTCGGACGGCAGTTTTGGCGGCCTCGTCCTCGCGACTTTAGACCCCGGGTACTTCACCGGCGTTTTCCGGCATATCGTCTACGCACCTGACTTGCGTACCGTCGTCATTCATGGCGATGGCCGGATGTTCCTCAGTTATCCGGCCACGTCCGACATTGACTATTCCGTGCCCGAACAACCGGCAGCCTGTTCAACCGGCATCGCCAGAGCGGCCTGA
- a CDS encoding AarF/ABC1/UbiB kinase family protein — protein sequence MTSTPRDNGTAVPAGRWSRMARLGTLATGIAGGMLAEGARQLAQGKRPAMGDLLLTPANAHRVAEQLSRLRGAAMKVGQLLSMDAGNLLPPEIAAILARLREDATPMPMSQVVAVVDAGWGEGWRHQFRQFSFTPVAAASIGQVHFAQLKDGRHVAIKIQYPGVRQSIDSDVDNVAGLLRLSGLLPATLDIAPLLADAKRQLHDEADYLCEGAYMTRYGELLAGESDYAVPALVPELTSASVLTMTRMDGVPVESMTGATQEVRDRIASLLIGLLLRELFEFQLIQTDPNFANYRYDTASRQVILLDFGATREYPAGLVTRFRAILRGAIDGDHAAMDEAACAIGYYDDQTAAHHRQAVLALFVQACEPLRTDGPYDFGQSDLPSRIRDAGLALGRERDFWHTPPTDALFLHRKLGGIYLLAARLGARVDVAALARGIL from the coding sequence ATGACATCAACGCCGCGTGACAACGGCACGGCAGTACCGGCCGGACGCTGGTCGCGCATGGCCCGCCTGGGCACGCTGGCCACCGGCATCGCCGGCGGTATGCTGGCCGAAGGCGCACGACAGTTGGCACAGGGCAAGCGCCCGGCAATGGGTGACTTGCTGCTGACACCGGCCAACGCGCATCGCGTCGCCGAGCAGCTCTCGCGCTTGCGTGGCGCGGCCATGAAGGTCGGGCAGTTGTTGTCGATGGATGCTGGCAATTTATTGCCGCCCGAGATAGCCGCGATCCTCGCGCGCTTGCGGGAAGATGCCACGCCGATGCCGATGAGCCAGGTCGTCGCTGTCGTCGATGCGGGCTGGGGCGAGGGCTGGCGGCACCAGTTCCGCCAGTTCTCATTCACGCCGGTGGCGGCAGCTTCGATCGGCCAGGTGCATTTTGCACAATTAAAAGATGGCCGCCACGTCGCCATCAAGATCCAGTATCCGGGCGTACGTCAAAGTATTGACAGTGATGTCGACAATGTCGCCGGGCTGTTGCGCCTGTCCGGGCTGCTGCCGGCCACACTGGATATTGCACCGCTGCTGGCGGATGCCAAGCGCCAGCTGCACGACGAAGCAGACTATTTGTGTGAAGGCGCTTACATGACGCGCTACGGCGAGTTGCTGGCGGGGGAATCCGACTATGCGGTGCCTGCGCTGGTACCGGAACTGACCAGCGCCAGCGTGCTGACGATGACGCGCATGGACGGCGTGCCGGTGGAATCGATGACGGGTGCAACGCAAGAAGTGCGTGACCGCATTGCGAGCTTGCTGATCGGCTTGTTGCTGCGCGAACTGTTCGAATTCCAGCTGATCCAGACCGATCCGAATTTTGCCAACTACCGCTACGACACGGCGAGCCGGCAAGTGATCCTGCTCGACTTTGGCGCCACCCGGGAATATCCCGCCGGGCTGGTCACCCGGTTCCGCGCGATCTTGCGTGGCGCGATCGACGGTGACCATGCGGCGATGGACGAAGCGGCGTGCGCGATCGGCTACTACGACGACCAGACCGCCGCGCATCACCGGCAGGCGGTGCTGGCGCTGTTTGTGCAGGCCTGCGAACCACTGCGTACGGACGGGCCTTATGACTTCGGCCAGTCCGATCTGCCATCCCGGATCCGCGACGCCGGTCTCGCGCTTGGCCGCGAACGTGATTTCTGGCACACACCACCGACCGATGCGCTTTTTTTGCATCGCAAGCTGGGCGGGATTTATTTGCTGGCGGCGCGGCTGGGCGCGCGGGTGGATGTGGCGGCGCTGGCGCGGGGGATTTTGTAG
- a CDS encoding phosphate/phosphite/phosphonate ABC transporter substrate-binding protein produces MPVNRHWWGSAVVLLAVLASALPGLAADCERPVRLRYSMVPEGDVKSDLARFRPLLDRLQATLGMPVEVVTPASYGAVIEGLLAGAVDLARLGPSSYLSARKADPAIIPFATFSQPTGAFQPAGPFYQSLLIVRADGPLKQPASLRGVSLALVDPDSTSGNKVPRYFYSQVMRMSLENWFGRVSYAGTHTGAVAAVMDGRASAAFVSSFQLSTMSNEGKLRPQDVRVLWRSAPLPMDPFVYRGTLCPDITDKIRAVFLGRHGLTEAPVLDGMNAIRFLPIQDRDYRVLDELR; encoded by the coding sequence ATGCCGGTTAACCGGCACTGGTGGGGGTCGGCCGTGGTCCTGCTGGCCGTGCTGGCCAGCGCCTTGCCGGGGTTGGCGGCCGACTGCGAGCGACCGGTACGGCTACGTTACTCGATGGTGCCCGAAGGCGATGTGAAATCCGACCTGGCGCGTTTCCGGCCGCTACTGGATCGCTTGCAGGCGACGCTGGGCATGCCGGTCGAAGTGGTCACGCCGGCGTCCTACGGGGCGGTCATCGAGGGCTTGCTGGCCGGAGCGGTCGACCTGGCACGGCTGGGTCCGTCTTCGTACCTGTCTGCCAGAAAAGCCGATCCGGCGATCATCCCGTTCGCCACCTTCTCGCAACCGACGGGCGCGTTTCAGCCGGCCGGACCGTTTTACCAGTCGCTGCTGATCGTGCGGGCTGATGGACCGCTGAAACAGCCAGCCAGCCTGCGCGGGGTGTCGCTGGCGCTGGTCGATCCGGACAGTACGTCGGGCAACAAGGTGCCACGTTATTTTTACAGCCAGGTGATGCGCATGTCGCTGGAGAACTGGTTCGGCCGTGTCTCGTATGCCGGTACCCACACCGGTGCCGTGGCGGCGGTAATGGACGGACGCGCCAGCGCCGCTTTCGTATCGAGTTTCCAGCTGTCGACGATGAGTAATGAAGGCAAACTGCGTCCGCAGGATGTGCGCGTGCTATGGCGCTCGGCACCGCTGCCGATGGATCCGTTCGTGTACCGCGGCACGCTCTGTCCCGACATCACCGACAAGATCCGCGCGGTGTTTCTCGGTCGTCACGGATTGACTGAAGCACCGGTTTTGGACGGGATGAATGCGATCCGGTTTTTGCCGATTCAGGACAGGGATTACCGGGTGCTGGACGAGTTGCGCTGA